A window from Cryptomeria japonica chromosome 1, Sugi_1.0, whole genome shotgun sequence encodes these proteins:
- the LOC131066501 gene encoding membrane protein PM19L: MAKEMMKPVAAFILVLNLCMYIIVCATAGWALNKAIEHEIITGLETPLPNPYWAVYFPMGNAATGFFIIFALIAGVVGAASCLSGLHHLRSWTGDNLVSAALTAWGLTLLAMGLACKEIDLHGRNSRLKTVESFVIILSVTQLAYVAVLIQSHR; the protein is encoded by the exons ATGGCCAAGGAAATGATGAAGCCAGTTGCAGCGTTTATTCTGGTTTTGAACTTGTGCATGTATATAATCGTATGTGCAACAGCAGGGTGGGCACTTAACAAGGCAATCGAGCATGAAATCATCACAG GGCTGGAAACTCCACTGCCAAACCCATACTGGGCAGTCTACTTTCCAATGGGAAATGCGGCCACTGGATTCTTCATAATCTTTGCGTTGATAGCGGGAGTGGTGGGAGCTGCTTCGTGCCTTTCTGGGCTTCACCACTTGCGGTCTTGGACAGGAGATAACTTGGTCTCAGCTGCTCTCACAGCCTGGGGCCTCACTCTCTTAGCCATGGG ATTGGCGTGCAAGGAAATCGATTTGCACGGCAGAAACTCACGTCTG AAAACGGTGGAGTCATTTGTGATAATTCTGTCTGTCACGCAACTGGCGTATGTTGCGGTACTCATTCAATCGCATCGCTGA